Genomic DNA from Paenibacillus donghaensis:
GGAATTGGAGTTTAAGGGAGCAATGGGCGGTTTATACCGCATCACGGAGTGGATTTCAAGGATCGCTTTCAGCAATATTTTGTGGGCGCTTTGTTCGGTTCCGTTTTTGTTTATGGCAGTGATGAAGATCATTATGGTGGCTTCAAACCAGGGGGGCCCCAATGAGCAGATTACGTTGAACTGGGCAATGGGCATTCTGGCACCGTTTACCGTTTTTCCGGCTACAGCCGCGTTGTTTACGGTTGTGCGCAAATGGGTGATGGGCAATACCGATTTAAGCACGTTCCGCACTTTTTTTCAGGGGTATAAAGAGAATTATCTCAAAAGCATGCTGGGTGGAGTGATCTACACGCTGCTGTTTGTCGTTATGTACGTCGATGTGACGGTCTACATGACTCAAATGGCCAATTTCAGAATTGTAGGTATTCTGATGCTGGTGCTGATGATTATTTTGTTTGTGTCGATGTTTAATTTCTTCTCCATCATCGTTCACTATCAGATGACCTTCAAAGAAGTGGTGACGAATTCCATTCTGCTGACCATAGCGCGCCCGATTCGTGTATTTTCTTCACTGCTTGGGGCAGGCCTGCTGGCCTATATTGGCCTCAGATATCCGGCATTGTATTTCATTTGCATCCCTACACTGATAGCGATGCTTGCCTTCTTTAATTTCTATGCGACTTACAATAAGCTGCAGCTGCAAGTAGAG
This window encodes:
- a CDS encoding YesL family protein, whose amino-acid sequence is MEFKGAMGGLYRITEWISRIAFSNILWALCSVPFLFMAVMKIIMVASNQGGPNEQITLNWAMGILAPFTVFPATAALFTVVRKWVMGNTDLSTFRTFFQGYKENYLKSMLGGVIYTLLFVVMYVDVTVYMTQMANFRIVGILMLVLMIILFVSMFNFFSIIVHYQMTFKEVVTNSILLTIARPIRVFSSLLGAGLLAYIGLRYPALYFICIPTLIAMLAFFNFYATYNKLQLQVEKKRLQEEQAAEEAALQKEDGLEDDTDEQDMKRI